A single genomic interval of Calonectris borealis unplaced genomic scaffold, bCalBor7.hap1.2 HAP1_SCAFFOLD_49, whole genome shotgun sequence harbors:
- the LOC142076411 gene encoding olfactory receptor 14C36-like: MSNTSSITEFLLLAFADTRELQLLHFWLFLGIYLAALLGNGLIITAIACDNRLHTPMYFFLFNLSLLDLGCISTTFPKSMANSLWDTRAISYLGCAAQLFLFALLIIAEYSLLTIMAYDRYVAICKPLHYGTLLGSRACVHMAAAAWGSGFLTALLHTANTFSLPLCKGNAVDQFFCEIPPLLKLSCSHTYLREVGVIVLSACFVFGCFLFIVVSYVQIFRAVLRIPSEQGRHKAFSTCIPHLAVVSLFVSTIIFAHLKPPSTSSPSLDLVVTVLYSVVPPAVNPLIYSMRNKELKDALKNLIREVVFQQQ; this comes from the coding sequence atgtccaacaccagctccatcaccgaGTTTCtactcctggccttcgcagacacgcgggagctgcagctcttgcacttctggctcttcctgggcatctacctggctgccctgctgggcaacggcctcatcatcaccgccatagcctgtgacaaccgcctccacacccccatgtacttcttcctcttcaacctctccctcctcgacctaggctgcatctccaccacttttcccaaatccatggccaattccctctgggacaccagggccatctcctacttgggatgtgctgcccagctctttctgtttgccttgttGATAATTGCAGAGTAttctcttctcaccatcatggcctatgaccgctatgttgccatctgcaaacccctgcactacgggaccctcctgggcagcagagcttgtgtccacatggcagcagctgcctggggcagtgggtttctcactgctctgctgcacactgccaatacattttcactgcccctctgcaagggcaatgctgtggaccagttcttctgtgaaatccccccactcctcaagctctcctgctcacacacctacctcagggaagtggGGGTCATTGTGCTTAGTGCCTGTTTcgtttttgggtgttttttgttcatcgtggtgtcctacgtgcagatcttcagggctgtgctgaggatcccctctgagcagggacggcacaaagccttctccacgtgcatccctcacctggccgtggtgtccctgtttgtcagcactatcatatttgctcacctgaagcccccctccacctcatccccatccctggatctggtggtgacagttctgtactcagtggtacctccagcagtgaaccccctcatctacagcatgaggaacaaggaactcaaggatgccctgaagaacctgattcgagaagtagtatttcagcagcaataa